The DNA region TGCGACCGCATGACGGAGATGGCAAAGCGGCAGGGCGCCAACGTGGTCCGCTTCGAGAAGCCATGGGGCGAAGTGTTCGGCGACGACGAGGCTGCGGAGTTTATCCGCCGTGAGAAGCCGCAGGTCGTGATGTACGTGCACGCCGAGACGTCCACCGGCGCGGTGCAGCACGGAAAAGCCACCTGTGCGGCAGCGCATGAGATCGGAGCCATAGTGATTGCCGACGTCGTGACTTCGCTGGGCGCCATGCCCGTGAGAGTTGATGACACCGGTATTGATGTGGCCTACAGTTGCACGCAGAAAGGGCTGAGCTGCCCGCCAGGCTTGGCTCCCATCACCTTGTCGCCGCGCGCTGCGGACCGGCTGAACGAGCGCAAGAACACCAGTCGAAGCTGGTATTTCGATCTGAAGTTGCTCAACGACTACTACAACCTTTCGCGCCGGTATCACCATACCGTCTCGATCACCTTGTTCTATGCGCTGCATGAGGCGCTGACACTGATCGTCGAGGAAGGCGTCGAAAAGCGCTGGGAACGCCACCAGCGCGCACACCTGCAGTTCGTCAAGGGCATCGAGGAGTTGGGTCTCCGCATGCACGTGCCCGAGGAGACAAACCGCATCATCAATTTGAACACTCCGTGTGTGCCGCCGGGCGTAGATGACGCCAAGGTGCGCAGCATTTTGGTGCAGGAACACGGCATTGACATCGCGGGCGGATTCGGCCCGCTGGCCGGCAAGGTGTTCCGAATCGGCATCATGGGACCGCTCGCGACCGCGGACGATGTGCAAGCGTTCCTCCAGAATTTTGGCGAGGCGCTGGAGCGAGTGGGATATCGACCTATAGCGGCAGGCGCGGCTGGTTAAGGTCACCCGGTACTGTGGCGGCGGTAAGGCGCGTTCGATCCCGGGAGGCAGGGTGTTCTCACGTCCCTCTCGGGGAACGAATTGGTTCCCTTGATCGGCCCGAGGGCGCTGGAACGTGCCGGGATATCGTGAAGAGGATTTTGTCCCTACCCTATTTTTGCTCCGGAGATGGAAGCGTCCAGTAGCTCCACGAAATGGACGACCGGCACGGGGTGCCTCGTTTCATTCAACAGAGCACCGAGTTGAAGCTGGCAGCCAACATTCCCAGTCGCGACAACCTGTGCGGTTCCGGAGACGATCTTGTCGACTTTCCGCTGGCCCAGTTGGCGTGCGGTGTCCGGCTGAACCAGGTTGTAGACACCAGCAGAACCACAGCAGAGCGCGGCTTCGGGAAGTTCCAACAGTTCCAACCCGGGGATGGTGCGCAGCGCTGCACGCGGTTGCTCGCGTAGGCCTTGTGCGTGCTGCAGGTGGCAAGCATCGTGGTAGGCGACCCGCATGGCAAGAGTGCGGCGAGGCGCCCGCGCCGGCAACTCCGCCAGGATCTCGGAAATGTCCTTGCACTTCGCGGAAAAAGCGAGCGCCCGATCACGGTATGCGGGATCGTCGCGCAGCAGATATCCGTACTCCTTGAGCGTGGCTCCGCAACCGGCCGCGTTCACGACAATATTGTCAACCTGCAACGGTCCGAACAGGTCGATCAATCTGCGCGCCATGTCCAGACCTTCTTTCTCCTGACCCAGATCCATCAGCAGAGCGCCGCAACACCCCTGATCCGGCGGCACCAATACTTCACAGCCCTCGGCGGCCAGGACGCGCACCGTCGCAGCGTTTACCTGGCCCATGAACACGCTCTGCACA from Terriglobales bacterium includes:
- a CDS encoding alanine--glyoxylate aminotransferase family protein yields the protein MPITEISIHPPKRFLYGPGPSQVHPRVYEAMKQPIVGHLDPYFFKVNEEIQQMLRMVFGTQNMLTFAISGTGSGGMETAVTNFVEAGTKVVVLANGYFCDRMTEMAKRQGANVVRFEKPWGEVFGDDEAAEFIRREKPQVVMYVHAETSTGAVQHGKATCAAAHEIGAIVIADVVTSLGAMPVRVDDTGIDVAYSCTQKGLSCPPGLAPITLSPRAADRLNERKNTSRSWYFDLKLLNDYYNLSRRYHHTVSITLFYALHEALTLIVEEGVEKRWERHQRAHLQFVKGIEELGLRMHVPEETNRIINLNTPCVPPGVDDAKVRSILVQEHGIDIAGGFGPLAGKVFRIGIMGPLATADDVQAFLQNFGEALERVGYRPIAAGAAG
- the glcF gene encoding glycolate oxidase subunit GlcF gives rise to the protein MMELPVATAVNGIRQVFDQHHPPAAELLNVCVHCGFCLQTCPTYTLWGKEMDSPRGRIQLINMALEGEVGLTDLYVSHFDHCLGCQACVTACPSGIKYGKLIEAMRGQLGRLYQRPLADRALRRMIAATFSRPKRLRKLAYALRAYQRLGLQRLLRATHLTSLLPHSLRAMEQLLPDLSRNGLSKALPERIAAQGEKRRTVAMLTGCVQSVFMGQVNAATVRVLAAEGCEVLVPPDQGCCGALLMDLGQEKEGLDMARRLIDLFGPLQVDNIVVNAAGCGATLKEYGYLLRDDPAYRDRALAFSAKCKDISEILAELPARAPRRTLAMRVAYHDACHLQHAQGLREQPRAALRTIPGLELLELPEAALCCGSAGVYNLVQPDTARQLGQRKVDKIVSGTAQVVATGNVGCQLQLGALLNETRHPVPVVHFVELLDASISGAKIG